Proteins encoded in a region of the Prochlorococcus marinus XMU1408 genome:
- a CDS encoding alpha/beta hydrolase, which translates to MNLKKSQILLLILLFFSPSVKGAERLFLYKGTFSRNIKIEELYKFRETEIPSTKLKNLIRITNQNEKELLKFLSYEIEIPLTASSKLMNSKIGEVFLSRLSKIVHPNKILDKKIGIKAIRSGLILSSYKNNQKINLIDFFSSYPTKNIAINLNALSKALKKVESVKELIEFYSDSPFKKLKDGRSST; encoded by the coding sequence ATGAACCTAAAAAAAAGCCAAATTTTATTATTAATATTGTTATTTTTTAGTCCAAGCGTTAAAGGAGCAGAAAGATTATTTCTCTACAAAGGTACATTTAGTAGAAATATAAAAATTGAAGAATTATATAAATTTAGAGAAACAGAAATACCTAGTACTAAATTAAAAAATCTAATAAGAATAACCAATCAAAACGAAAAAGAACTCCTTAAATTTTTATCTTATGAAATAGAAATACCTTTAACTGCTAGTAGCAAATTAATGAATAGTAAAATAGGAGAAGTTTTTTTAAGCAGACTATCTAAAATTGTTCATCCAAACAAAATATTAGATAAAAAAATAGGCATAAAAGCAATAAGGTCTGGACTTATTTTAAGTTCATATAAAAATAATCAAAAAATTAATCTCATCGATTTCTTTAGTTCTTATCCGACAAAAAATATAGCTATTAATCTAAACGCACTAAGCAAAGCACTTAAAAAAGTAGAATCAGTAAAAGAATTAATCGAATTCTATTCAGATTCTCCATTTAAAAAACTAAAAGATGGAAGGTCTAGCACTTAG
- the thrC gene encoding threonine synthase → MAFSKKLKQLFTSTPKKNNWEGLIEAYKPWLPVTKKTPIITLKEGATPLIEIKSISDRIGNGVKVYAKYDGLNPTGSFKDRGMTMAISKAKESGCEAVICASTGNTSASAAAYARKGGMRAFVVIPDGYVAQGKLAQALVYGAEVLAIKGNFDKALDIVRELSDKYPITLVNSVNPFRLQGQKTAAFEIIENLGNAPDWLCIPMGNAGNISAYWMGFEEFFRANKCKQLPRMMGFQATGSAPLVEGRSIENPETIATAIRIGNPVNKEKAFQAKKSSNGKFSSVTDEEILNAYKILGKEEGIFCEPASAASVAGLLKLKNEVPKNSTIVCVLTGNGLKDPDCAIKNNDSIFHTAVEAEVHSITKKIGF, encoded by the coding sequence GTGGCATTTTCGAAAAAATTAAAACAGCTTTTCACTTCTACTCCCAAAAAAAATAATTGGGAAGGTCTTATAGAAGCATACAAACCCTGGTTACCCGTAACAAAAAAAACACCAATCATCACTTTAAAAGAAGGTGCAACTCCTCTAATAGAAATAAAATCAATATCTGATCGAATTGGTAATGGCGTTAAAGTATATGCCAAATATGACGGACTAAATCCAACAGGATCGTTTAAAGATAGAGGTATGACAATGGCAATAAGTAAAGCAAAGGAATCAGGATGCGAAGCCGTAATTTGTGCAAGTACAGGTAACACCTCAGCATCTGCAGCTGCATATGCAAGAAAAGGTGGAATGAGAGCTTTTGTAGTTATTCCAGATGGATATGTAGCTCAAGGTAAACTTGCTCAAGCATTGGTTTATGGTGCAGAAGTTTTAGCCATTAAAGGAAATTTTGATAAAGCGTTAGATATTGTTAGAGAATTATCAGATAAATACCCAATAACTCTCGTCAATTCAGTAAATCCTTTCAGATTACAAGGTCAAAAAACAGCTGCTTTTGAAATAATAGAAAACCTTGGAAATGCTCCTGATTGGTTATGTATACCAATGGGAAATGCAGGAAACATAAGTGCTTATTGGATGGGTTTTGAAGAATTTTTTAGAGCCAATAAATGTAAACAATTACCTAGAATGATGGGTTTTCAAGCAACCGGATCTGCTCCTTTAGTAGAAGGAAGAAGCATTGAAAATCCAGAAACAATAGCAACTGCAATTAGAATAGGAAATCCTGTTAACAAAGAAAAAGCTTTTCAAGCAAAAAAATCTAGCAATGGTAAATTTTCGTCAGTAACAGATGAAGAAATACTTAATGCATACAAAATTCTAGGAAAAGAAGAAGGTATTTTTTGCGAGCCAGCTAGTGCGGCTTCTGTAGCTGGATTATTAAAACTTAAAAATGAAGTCCCAAAAAACTCAACTATTGTTTGTGTTCTTACTGGTAATGGTTTAAAAGATCCTGACTGTGCAATAAAAAAT